Proteins found in one Polyangiaceae bacterium genomic segment:
- a CDS encoding succinate dehydrogenase/fumarate reductase iron-sulfur subunit: MNLVLNVWRQAGPNQPGQFERYEAKDINDHMSFLEMLDVVNENLLAEGKEPIAFDHDCREGICGMCGVVINGRAHGPQGATTTCQLHMRHFNDGDEITLEPWRADGFPVVKDLVVDRSAFDRIIQAGGYVSVRTGAARDANEIPIPKKDADRAMDAAQCIGCGACVAACPNASAMLFVAAKVAHLGLLPQGQPERYDRVRKMVGQMDAEGFGHCTNHYECMAACPKGIDVEFIARMNRDLIKAMVTSRDDVAPRKKG, from the coding sequence ATGAACCTCGTGCTCAACGTTTGGCGCCAGGCCGGGCCCAACCAGCCCGGCCAGTTCGAGCGCTACGAGGCGAAGGACATCAACGACCACATGTCGTTCCTCGAGATGTTGGACGTCGTGAACGAGAATCTCCTGGCCGAAGGCAAGGAGCCCATCGCTTTCGACCACGATTGTCGGGAAGGCATTTGCGGCATGTGCGGCGTGGTCATCAACGGTCGCGCCCACGGGCCGCAGGGCGCCACCACGACCTGCCAGCTGCACATGCGGCACTTCAACGACGGCGACGAGATCACCCTCGAGCCCTGGCGCGCCGACGGCTTCCCGGTGGTCAAGGACCTGGTGGTGGATCGCAGCGCGTTCGATCGCATCATCCAGGCGGGCGGCTACGTCTCCGTGCGCACCGGAGCCGCCCGGGACGCCAACGAGATCCCGATCCCCAAGAAGGACGCGGATCGGGCCATGGACGCGGCGCAGTGCATCGGCTGCGGCGCCTGCGTGGCCGCCTGTCCCAATGCCTCGGCGATGCTGTTCGTGGCCGCCAAGGTGGCCCACCTCGGCCTCTTGCCCCAGGGCCAGCCGGAGCGCTACGACCGCGTGCGCAAGATGGTCGGGCAGATGGACGCCGAGGGATTCGGCCACTGCACCAACCACTACGAGTGCATGGCCGCCTGTCCCAAGGGCATCGACGTCGAGTTCATCGCACGGATGAACCGCGACCTGATCAAGGCGATGGTCACCTCTCGCGACGACGTGGCGCCGCGGAAGAAGGGCTGA